The following proteins are co-located in the Alphaproteobacteria bacterium genome:
- a CDS encoding NAD(P)-dependent oxidoreductase yields the protein MKRNILITGATGGLGLALTKRFCDAGYIVTATGRNRSAGKRLADMGANFIAADLLDNGAAAALCVRQNSIIHAAALSDNQGTPSAFNRANIEATQKLLAAAQQAGCERFVYISSPSVYASLTDQLDITEQTPVASVPLNNYARTKLAAERLVLAANSAEFRTMALRPHAIIGPDDQVLLPKMLKMLEYGLLPLFRNGKALVELTDVRDVAQAVWLAEQRIDVVAGKPVNISGGSPLPIRELAEGMAQAANKPLRFVPVPMAIAKPLARIGEWCGSLSGYRYEPKLTRYILSTMAYDKTFGLSFAKEALGYLPQHDAFATLLAETRRRTS from the coding sequence ATGAAACGCAATATACTCATCACAGGTGCAACGGGCGGGCTGGGCTTGGCTCTGACCAAACGCTTTTGCGATGCGGGCTACATCGTGACGGCCACTGGCCGAAACCGCTCCGCTGGCAAGCGGCTGGCAGATATGGGTGCCAATTTTATTGCAGCCGATTTACTGGATAATGGCGCTGCAGCAGCGCTTTGCGTACGTCAAAACAGCATCATCCATGCAGCCGCACTCTCTGATAACCAAGGCACGCCCTCGGCATTCAATCGCGCAAATATAGAGGCAACACAGAAACTGCTCGCCGCAGCCCAACAGGCCGGATGCGAGCGCTTCGTCTATATTTCTTCACCCTCGGTATATGCTTCGTTAACAGACCAGTTAGATATTACCGAACAGACGCCGGTAGCATCAGTGCCGCTGAATAATTATGCCCGCACAAAGCTGGCTGCGGAACGCCTGGTATTAGCCGCAAACTCCGCAGAATTTCGCACCATGGCTCTGCGTCCACACGCCATCATCGGGCCGGATGATCAGGTACTGCTGCCCAAAATGCTGAAGATGCTGGAATACGGCTTGCTGCCGCTGTTTCGCAACGGCAAAGCACTGGTGGAATTGACCGATGTGCGTGACGTGGCACAAGCCGTATGGCTGGCAGAACAGCGGATAGACGTAGTAGCAGGAAAGCCCGTCAACATCTCGGGCGGCTCGCCGCTGCCCATACGCGAACTGGCGGAAGGCATGGCGCAGGCTGCAAACAAACCGCTGCGTTTCGTGCCCGTACCAATGGCCATCGCCAAGCCGCTGGCACGCATAGGAGAATGGTGTGGCAGCCTAAGCGGCTATCGCTATGAACCCAAACTTACGCGCTATATCCTCAGCACGATGGCTTATGACAAAACCTTTGGCCTCAGCTTTGCAAAAGAAGCGCTGGGATACCTGCCGCAACACGATGCCTTTGCCACCTTGCTTGCAGAAACCCGCCGGAGGACATCATGA
- a CDS encoding DUF4169 family protein: protein MAEVINLNQTRKKKARVEKEKTAAENRRIHGRTKQEKQQAKRDTERVQKHLDSHILDKDKPD from the coding sequence ATGGCCGAAGTGATTAATCTTAATCAAACACGCAAGAAGAAGGCACGCGTCGAAAAAGAAAAAACTGCGGCAGAGAATCGCCGCATTCACGGGCGAACCAAACAAGAAAAACAGCAAGCAAAACGCGATACCGAGCGTGTGCAGAAGCATCTGGATAGTCATATCCTTGATAAGGATAAGCCGGATTAA
- a CDS encoding TetR/AcrR family transcriptional regulator, with protein sequence MARRNDHTRDELKELILDSAWRLVEARGAEGVTARAIAKDIGYTPGTIYNLYASMGDIYLHMNARTLDLLAETLATNSTDESPKSAIKAMALRYMQFTQTHRAKWQLLFNLQVTDGRDDADWYHAKVEQIFEPLQNAVAACLPHLERDKLRASARMLWASVHGLCVLQGVDKLSLLVEQKAADSMIHEVVDVFIAGLQNGKSR encoded by the coding sequence ATGGCCAGAAGAAATGATCATACGCGCGATGAACTTAAAGAGTTGATTCTGGATTCTGCATGGCGGCTTGTTGAGGCGCGTGGTGCGGAGGGCGTTACAGCGCGTGCTATTGCTAAAGATATCGGTTACACACCCGGTACAATCTATAACCTCTACGCCTCGATGGGCGACATTTATCTGCATATGAACGCGCGAACCCTTGATTTGCTGGCAGAGACACTCGCGACGAATAGCACAGACGAATCACCAAAAAGCGCCATCAAAGCCATGGCGCTGCGCTATATGCAATTCACACAAACACACCGCGCTAAATGGCAATTGCTGTTTAACCTGCAAGTTACGGATGGCAGGGATGACGCCGATTGGTATCATGCGAAAGTCGAGCAGATATTCGAGCCGCTGCAAAATGCGGTGGCTGCATGTCTGCCGCATTTAGAGCGCGATAAGCTCAGGGCTTCCGCCCGTATGCTGTGGGCATCCGTTCATGGTCTGTGCGTGTTACAGGGAGTAGATAAGCTGTCGCTGTTGGTAGAGCAGAAAGCGGCAGATTCTATGATTCATGAGGTAGTGGATGTATTTATTGCGGGTCTGCAAAACGGTAAATCACGATGA
- a CDS encoding aldehyde dehydrogenase family protein yields the protein MTNNTIPLAWAREWLQQPKQQYINGEWVLGKGGQWSVTNPANGEKLCQFAMADEKQVAHAAKIANERHEAGSWSKVSRSERAHALRQIAQLIRENTEKLALLETLPNGKLFSESMADDIPTCADIFEYYAGWTDKFYGETSPVDEGLLNYTVK from the coding sequence ATGACAAATAATACAATTCCCCTTGCGTGGGCGCGTGAATGGTTGCAACAACCTAAACAGCAATATATCAATGGTGAATGGGTGCTTGGCAAGGGCGGACAGTGGTCGGTTACTAATCCTGCAAATGGCGAAAAATTATGCCAGTTTGCAATGGCTGACGAAAAACAGGTAGCGCATGCGGCGAAAATTGCAAATGAACGTCACGAGGCTGGAAGTTGGTCTAAAGTAAGCCGTAGCGAACGAGCACATGCTTTGCGACAAATTGCACAGTTAATTCGCGAAAACACGGAAAAACTCGCTTTACTTGAAACCCTGCCAAACGGAAAACTATTCAGTGAATCCATGGCAGATGACATTCCTACCTGCGCAGATATTTTTGAATATTATGCCGGATGGACCGATAAGTTTTATGGTGAAACCTCGCCGGTAGATGAAGGGTTACTTAATTACACGGTTAAA
- a CDS encoding MBL fold metallo-hydrolase produces the protein MKRCSFEWIVCGTCHHPAYMTNRKASLCPVDFPSFVGIIRHPSAGIILFDTGYDAAFFKATNRFPEKLYRLATPVSLGENIVDALAARAIKPDDVTAVILSHFHGDHVAGLHCFPNAAIYCSHAGLHHLQGKSRFTLSRQGMLTALVPTDIHARAKFFESAPAIALPTAYAPFDRATDLLGDGSLLAVELPGHCPGHWGLALRQENDRHLFLIGDAVWSMGAIEQLIPPPRITTAWLGNTKRYRQTLSALNDCHRTNPDLLMLPSHCPQAAQRREGNSE, from the coding sequence ATGAAGCGCTGCAGTTTTGAATGGATTGTCTGCGGCACATGTCACCACCCTGCCTATATGACCAATCGCAAGGCCAGTTTATGCCCTGTGGATTTCCCCTCCTTTGTTGGCATCATCCGTCACCCAAGTGCTGGGATTATTCTATTCGACACTGGCTACGACGCTGCTTTTTTCAAAGCCACCAACCGTTTTCCCGAAAAGCTCTATCGCTTGGCCACACCTGTGAGTCTGGGAGAGAATATCGTAGATGCGCTAGCGGCACGCGCCATCAAACCCGATGATGTCACCGCCGTCATCCTTTCGCATTTTCATGGCGATCACGTGGCGGGGCTGCATTGTTTCCCCAACGCTGCTATCTATTGCTCACACGCAGGGCTGCACCATCTGCAAGGCAAAAGCCGCTTTACGCTCTCGCGGCAGGGCATGTTGACCGCGCTCGTACCAACCGATATTCATGCCCGCGCGAAATTCTTTGAATCTGCCCCTGCGATTGCATTACCAACAGCATATGCTCCTTTCGACCGTGCAACCGACTTGTTGGGCGATGGGAGTTTACTGGCTGTCGAATTGCCCGGCCACTGTCCGGGGCATTGGGGGCTGGCATTGCGTCAGGAAAATGACCGACACCTGTTTCTGATTGGCGATGCGGTGTGGTCGATGGGTGCTATCGAACAGCTCATCCCGCCACCGCGCATCACCACCGCATGGCTCGGCAACACAAAACGCTACCGCCAGACGCTTAGCGCTTTAAACGACTGCCATCGCACAAACCCCGATTTACTGATGCTCCCCTCCCATTGCCCGCAGGCGGCACAACGTAGGGAGGGCAACAGCGAATGA
- a CDS encoding BCCT family transporter, translating into MSNKVMQFFPHAVSVVVVCFGLLFPEQLESWVGGYTRGFLDNFDWLILLASSGFLILCVFLIFSRHGTTVLGVDGVPPQYSTISWLSMLFAAGMGAGLVFWGTAEPIQHMIHSPDGFAPDDPQGALHALTITNLHWALHPWAIYGFSALAVAYFTFRKNQPLLVSSPMREQGGCSKNTAHIIDTIALLSIVFGVVASLGQGVLQVSSGVELLSGSLGAGPLSYTLVVAVLAACYMMSASGGINKGIKPLSDLNMIVCVLLMLFVLFCGPTIFLLQNIVGSLGSYVSNLVDMSFNLRHAEPEGNDWTKTWTLTYFLWWTAWGPFVGVFIARISEGRTIREFLVGVMLVPAVFSIVWFAILGGAGIHAQLGGADLGAVDYSMVTFQLLEQMPLSGLTQTVTVLLVFIFLVTSADSGTYVLGMYSTGGDPHPALRHRMFWGVIIALMVLAALLTGKGMGMLRSLVAVGAIPFLFIMLWQGWCLLRSLHEVPHKK; encoded by the coding sequence ATGTCTAATAAAGTGATGCAATTTTTTCCTCATGCAGTATCCGTTGTGGTGGTCTGCTTTGGCTTGTTATTTCCCGAACAGCTTGAATCATGGGTAGGCGGCTATACTCGCGGCTTTTTAGATAATTTTGACTGGTTGATTCTGCTGGCTTCCAGCGGGTTTTTAATCCTTTGCGTTTTTCTGATTTTCAGCCGTCATGGCACTACGGTGCTTGGGGTGGATGGCGTTCCTCCACAATACAGCACAATTTCATGGCTATCAATGTTGTTTGCCGCTGGCATGGGGGCGGGTTTAGTGTTTTGGGGTACCGCCGAGCCGATTCAACACATGATACACTCGCCCGATGGGTTTGCCCCCGATGATCCGCAGGGAGCGCTGCATGCGCTTACCATTACAAATTTGCATTGGGCGCTGCATCCTTGGGCAATTTATGGTTTTTCTGCCTTGGCGGTGGCTTATTTTACGTTTCGTAAGAATCAGCCGCTGCTGGTGAGTTCTCCTATGCGCGAGCAAGGGGGATGCAGCAAAAACACGGCACATATCATTGACACGATTGCCTTGCTTTCGATTGTGTTTGGGGTTGTAGCCTCACTTGGACAAGGGGTATTGCAAGTATCCAGTGGTGTAGAGCTGTTGTCCGGTAGTCTGGGAGCGGGGCCGCTGTCTTATACGCTGGTGGTGGCGGTGTTGGCAGCGTGCTACATGATGTCGGCCTCGGGTGGCATTAATAAGGGCATCAAACCATTATCCGATCTGAACATGATAGTCTGTGTGCTGTTAATGCTATTTGTGCTGTTTTGCGGCCCCACGATATTTTTGCTGCAAAACATTGTTGGTAGCTTGGGAAGCTATGTGTCGAATCTGGTGGATATGTCTTTTAACCTGCGCCACGCAGAGCCAGAGGGTAATGACTGGACGAAAACATGGACGCTGACGTATTTTCTGTGGTGGACGGCATGGGGGCCATTTGTGGGCGTGTTTATTGCACGTATCAGCGAGGGGCGTACCATTCGTGAGTTTTTGGTTGGCGTAATGCTGGTGCCGGCGGTGTTTTCGATTGTGTGGTTCGCTATTTTAGGCGGTGCAGGCATTCATGCGCAGCTTGGCGGAGCGGATTTAGGTGCAGTCGATTATTCGATGGTTACATTCCAGCTACTCGAACAAATGCCGCTTTCCGGGCTGACACAGACAGTTACGGTGCTGCTGGTGTTCATTTTCCTTGTCACCAGCGCCGATAGTGGCACGTATGTGCTAGGCATGTATTCCACTGGAGGCGATCCGCATCCGGCACTACGTCACCGCATGTTTTGGGGGGTGATTATTGCGCTCATGGTGCTGGCAGCGTTGCTTACGGGCAAAGGCATGGGCATGTTGCGCTCGTTAGTGGCGGTAGGGGCAATACCCTTCTTGTTCATAATGCTGTGGCAGGGATGGTGTTTGCTGCGTAGTTTACATGAAGTGCCGCATAAAAAATAA
- a CDS encoding aspartate ammonia-lyase, with translation MTDYRTETDLIGSISVPADALYGAQTQRAVELYPLNGEKPLSAYPELIQGVLAVKKIAAVTNKRTGELAPDLADAIIQTIAQLADNLPAAQFPVHACHGGGGISTNMNVNEVLANLANKVHFQQPLGSYTPIHPNDHINLNNATSDTLGTACHFAVIGKWRGLHEAACELSSALSHQAEQWQRVLKISRTCLQDAVEISFADLFSGYVSLIERNCERLNQDIEALYNINLGGNIIGRKGDCSAEFFALVLDTIHQVMGCDKYRHSPNLFDASQNHDDLVSVANRLDLFARGLLKIAKDFRLMSSGPSTGFGELHLPAVQPGSSAMPGKINPTIPEYLVQCCMQACGRCYAAQMTQDHGELDLNVWQTVVVHNVLDAINALENGIRSFMEHCVKGIEPDIERNHANINTLIPALMRLKQQKGYSYASRIYKESGGDLAQVLRYLADSNGSE, from the coding sequence ATGACTGATTATCGCACCGAAACCGACCTGATTGGTTCTATATCTGTTCCTGCAGATGCGTTATATGGCGCGCAGACTCAGCGGGCTGTCGAACTTTACCCGCTTAATGGAGAAAAACCCTTATCTGCATATCCTGAGCTGATACAGGGCGTGTTGGCGGTTAAAAAAATAGCCGCAGTTACAAACAAAAGAACTGGCGAGCTTGCACCCGATTTAGCGGATGCCATTATCCAGACAATTGCACAATTGGCAGACAATTTGCCAGCGGCGCAGTTTCCGGTGCATGCCTGCCATGGCGGCGGCGGCATTTCTACCAATATGAATGTCAATGAGGTGCTGGCGAATCTGGCAAATAAAGTGCATTTTCAGCAGCCATTGGGTAGCTATACTCCCATTCACCCTAACGACCATATTAACCTGAACAATGCGACTAGTGATACACTAGGCACAGCGTGTCATTTTGCGGTGATTGGAAAATGGCGTGGCCTGCACGAAGCCGCGTGTGAATTATCTTCGGCGTTGAGCCATCAGGCAGAGCAATGGCAGCGCGTTTTAAAAATATCGCGCACATGCCTGCAAGATGCTGTAGAAATTAGCTTTGCCGATTTATTCAGCGGTTATGTTAGCCTTATAGAGCGCAATTGCGAACGTTTGAATCAAGACATTGAAGCTCTTTATAATATTAATCTTGGCGGCAATATTATTGGCCGTAAAGGCGATTGCTCAGCAGAGTTTTTTGCTTTGGTGCTTGATACAATTCATCAGGTGATGGGCTGCGATAAATACAGACACAGCCCTAATTTGTTTGATGCATCGCAAAATCATGATGATTTGGTTTCGGTTGCAAACCGGCTGGATTTATTTGCTCGCGGATTGCTGAAAATTGCAAAAGATTTTCGCCTCATGTCCTCAGGGCCATCAACCGGATTTGGCGAGTTGCATTTACCCGCGGTGCAGCCCGGGTCGTCGGCGATGCCGGGTAAGATCAACCCCACGATCCCTGAATATCTGGTGCAATGCTGCATGCAGGCCTGTGGGCGATGCTATGCAGCGCAGATGACGCAAGATCATGGAGAGTTAGATTTAAATGTATGGCAAACGGTTGTTGTGCATAATGTGCTTGATGCTATTAATGCATTGGAAAATGGTATCCGTTCTTTCATGGAACATTGCGTCAAAGGTATTGAGCCTGATATTGAACGAAATCATGCCAATATCAACACGTTGATTCCCGCTTTAATGCGTCTAAAGCAACAAAAGGGTTATTCGTATGCTTCGCGCATTTACAAAGAAAGCGGCGGCGATCTGGCGCAAGTGCTGCGTTACCTCGCTGATTCAAACGGCAGCGAATGA
- a CDS encoding cell division protein FtsA, with amino-acid sequence MKQAYFTCASWLRTRKAQAESAQQLTTRREKLWQALQPAIARTPALQEFANTPLQNFPVFLPHQLREDIGQWNSCDIGHAQAHAAAEAAEKGEVALLGNCISAGYSTGTSGVRGLFMASPKERAIYLGQALAKLLPLQSLFGARVLLFLRADNALYSGGRLFSLTHCSLTATAEEKQRIAEQVNPTILIAPPHVLAELSRRQTRLPALRHCFYGAEPMGDAEALWITHVLGIRPLPIYQATEGFLAAPCHHGRLHLNEDSITIEWEAVKGTLGHQIIVTDLQRHTQPIVRVKLDDFIEHDSAPCPCGFGGSVIRPIAGRVQDIWRFAKQTVTPRMVTKLLEAELGASAEWKAIASPEGIQLLLNKTTSHDAAQQAAATLSRFAAVHMAELHEPPYPKRRRVEWRAS; translated from the coding sequence ATGAAACAAGCCTATTTCACATGCGCCAGCTGGCTGCGCACTCGCAAGGCACAGGCCGAATCAGCACAGCAATTAACCACCCGCCGCGAAAAACTCTGGCAAGCGTTGCAGCCCGCCATTGCGCGCACACCCGCACTACAAGAATTTGCCAATACTCCCCTGCAAAACTTCCCTGTTTTTCTACCGCATCAATTACGCGAAGATATAGGGCAATGGAACAGCTGCGACATTGGCCATGCACAAGCACATGCCGCTGCCGAGGCTGCCGAAAAGGGCGAGGTTGCTCTGCTTGGTAATTGTATAAGCGCTGGATATTCCACTGGCACCAGTGGCGTACGCGGATTATTCATGGCCAGCCCCAAAGAACGCGCCATCTATCTGGGGCAGGCTTTGGCGAAGTTACTGCCATTACAATCGCTTTTTGGTGCGCGGGTTTTGCTGTTTCTGAGGGCAGATAATGCGCTTTACAGTGGTGGCCGCTTGTTTTCGCTTACTCATTGCTCCCTTACAGCCACCGCCGAAGAAAAACAGCGCATTGCCGAGCAAGTCAACCCCACCATACTGATTGCCCCGCCGCATGTGCTGGCCGAGCTATCGCGCCGCCAAACCCGATTGCCCGCGCTCAGGCATTGCTTCTATGGCGCAGAGCCAATGGGCGATGCGGAAGCACTCTGGATAACCCATGTGCTGGGCATTCGACCATTGCCGATTTATCAGGCAACCGAAGGATTCTTGGCCGCGCCCTGCCACCACGGCAGGCTGCACCTGAACGAAGACAGCATCACCATTGAATGGGAGGCGGTGAAAGGTACTTTGGGGCATCAAATCATCGTCACCGATCTGCAACGCCACACCCAGCCCATAGTGCGTGTGAAACTGGATGATTTTATCGAGCACGATTCCGCGCCCTGTCCTTGTGGCTTCGGCGGCAGTGTCATCCGCCCGATTGCAGGCAGGGTGCAAGACATCTGGCGCTTCGCGAAACAAACCGTCACGCCGCGCATGGTTACAAAATTATTGGAAGCCGAGCTGGGCGCTTCGGCAGAATGGAAAGCCATTGCATCGCCCGAAGGCATCCAGCTGTTGCTAAATAAGACCACGTCACACGATGCTGCACAACAGGCGGCAGCCACGCTTTCCCGCTTTGCAGCTGTGCACATGGCCGAGCTGCATGAGCCGCCTTATCCCAAACGCCGCCGCGTGGAATGGAGGGCATCATGA
- a CDS encoding LysR family transcriptional regulator: MRILPSLTTLRVFEAAGKELKFTQAAKQLHVTQGAVSRQIKQLEEYLGVPLFVRLHHKLELTDAGRQLLLKLEQSFNLLESAVAEIRDPNQRQKLTILAPPSFTARWLASRLADFRRLYPDIELSIYDHFSSHVMFDCEVRFGMTAKPRHFSELLFLEQHVPVCSPDMKDRAAHLEKESNNLLHIRHEGEKLPIWENWLAAAELSHAVQADRGMSFSTLDQVTHAIRASSGFAIIDKHMIAQELKDASLVQFSDVEVTGPYGYWLDIPAERQGLSKVIHFTRWLREQQR, translated from the coding sequence ATGCGCATATTGCCTTCTTTAACCACGTTGAGAGTATTTGAAGCCGCAGGCAAAGAGCTGAAGTTTACCCAAGCGGCAAAACAGCTCCATGTGACCCAAGGCGCGGTTAGCCGCCAAATTAAACAACTGGAAGAATATCTGGGTGTGCCGCTTTTTGTGCGCTTGCATCATAAGCTAGAGCTAACGGATGCAGGGCGGCAACTGCTACTCAAACTTGAGCAATCGTTTAACCTGTTGGAAAGCGCGGTGGCTGAAATTCGCGACCCAAATCAAAGGCAGAAGCTTACGATTCTGGCGCCGCCCTCATTCACAGCGCGCTGGCTGGCAAGCCGTTTAGCAGACTTTAGACGGCTATATCCTGATATTGAGCTTTCTATTTACGACCATTTCAGCAGCCATGTAATGTTTGATTGCGAAGTGCGCTTTGGCATGACAGCAAAGCCACGCCACTTTAGCGAATTGCTGTTTTTAGAGCAGCATGTGCCTGTGTGCTCACCCGATATGAAAGACCGCGCCGCCCACTTGGAAAAAGAAAGCAACAATTTGCTGCATATCCGTCATGAAGGTGAAAAGCTTCCAATATGGGAAAACTGGCTTGCAGCCGCAGAGTTGAGCCACGCTGTGCAAGCTGACAGAGGCATGTCATTTAGCACATTGGATCAGGTAACACACGCGATTCGCGCCAGTTCTGGATTTGCTATTATCGATAAGCACATGATTGCGCAAGAGCTCAAAGATGCATCGCTGGTTCAGTTTAGCGACGTTGAAGTCACAGGCCCATATGGCTATTGGCTGGATATTCCCGCAGAGCGGCAGGGACTATCGAAAGTGATTCATTTCACCCGCTGGCTTCGCGAACAACAACGATAA
- a CDS encoding aldo/keto reductase, with protein sequence MQYVRLGQSGLKVSRLCLGTMNIGSKAWKPWIFDESESEPIIKYAIDNGVNFIDLADFYSTGVGEEVVCNVLRRIGQRDRMILTTKVGYAMSDDINAQGHSRKRIFDAINASLTRMKMDYIDIYMLHFFDVDTPVEETMGALNDIVQAGKARYIGVSTMTTGQLAKILMVCDKNGWPRPINMQLQLNCAYREEEREMIPFCMDQGIGVSVFSPLARGLLTNDLQSARSKTDFFTAEMYNDQVSKDIALSVAKVANARDVCPAQIAQAWVLSKPEISSMLVGADTKEQFNSAIAAMETTLSDDEIYELERNYTPCDVISDYTAGKRLPRIARPAKGAFA encoded by the coding sequence ATGCAATATGTAAGGCTCGGCCAATCTGGTCTAAAAGTATCCCGTCTTTGCCTTGGTACAATGAACATAGGTTCCAAAGCATGGAAGCCGTGGATTTTTGATGAAAGTGAAAGCGAACCCATTATAAAATATGCCATTGATAATGGAGTGAATTTTATTGATTTGGCGGATTTCTACTCTACCGGAGTAGGGGAAGAAGTGGTGTGTAATGTGCTGCGGCGCATCGGCCAGCGTGACAGAATGATCCTCACTACAAAAGTGGGCTATGCCATGAGTGATGATATTAATGCCCAAGGCCATTCCCGCAAGCGTATTTTTGATGCAATCAATGCCTCGCTCACCCGTATGAAAATGGATTATATAGACATCTACATGCTGCATTTCTTTGATGTGGATACCCCCGTAGAAGAAACTATGGGCGCGCTTAACGACATTGTTCAGGCGGGTAAGGCGCGATATATAGGCGTATCGACCATGACCACCGGCCAGTTGGCAAAGATTTTGATGGTTTGCGATAAAAATGGGTGGCCACGTCCTATCAATATGCAGCTACAGCTCAATTGCGCTTATCGCGAAGAAGAGCGCGAAATGATTCCTTTTTGTATGGATCAGGGGATTGGAGTTTCTGTGTTTAGTCCCCTCGCTCGTGGCCTGTTAACCAATGATTTACAATCTGCCCGTAGTAAAACCGATTTCTTTACCGCCGAAATGTATAATGATCAAGTTTCTAAGGACATTGCGCTTTCGGTGGCTAAAGTTGCCAATGCTCGCGATGTATGCCCAGCGCAAATTGCTCAGGCATGGGTGTTAAGCAAACCCGAAATATCATCTATGCTGGTCGGAGCTGATACAAAAGAGCAGTTTAACAGTGCAATCGCGGCGATGGAAACCACTTTGAGCGATGATGAAATTTATGAGCTGGAGCGTAATTATACACCCTGCGATGTGATTTCGGACTACACCGCAGGCAAGCGCCTTCCACGCATTGCGCGCCCCGCAAAAGGAGCTTTTGCCTGA
- a CDS encoding 3-oxoacyl-ACP synthase, which produces MIPLKIAGSGIYRPRNALLSSELDDKIGRPTGWTQERFAIISRAIASADETSSFMGAQAIRCAMKNAGWSLDAPDVIIGACGVMEQPIPSTSVLIQQKLGLGKSGIPTFDINLTCLSFLFALDVAAMGISCGRWKRVVIVSSDIASAGLDYNMPEIASIFGDGAAAICIEATTDPSGAGILAQGFETYGDGHQLATLRSGGTRIRIEDGFDAIKKGAKFEMDTFGIFKAAAKCLPRLIDRVLAEAGHTRDSIDLIVCHQASAPAIGHVRKLFKSAPNRVVDIFATTGNQIATSIPTALCHALHNNMAKSGDHVLLLGTAAGVSAGAMLLRI; this is translated from the coding sequence ATGATTCCTTTGAAAATAGCTGGCAGCGGCATATATCGCCCGCGCAACGCATTACTCTCCAGTGAGCTGGATGATAAAATTGGCCGCCCTACTGGATGGACGCAAGAACGTTTTGCAATAATCAGCCGCGCGATAGCAAGTGCAGATGAAACCAGCTCATTCATGGGTGCACAAGCCATTCGCTGCGCCATGAAGAATGCGGGTTGGAGTCTCGATGCGCCTGACGTTATCATTGGCGCATGTGGGGTGATGGAACAGCCCATTCCTTCTACCTCGGTATTGATTCAGCAAAAACTGGGCTTAGGCAAATCGGGTATTCCTACCTTTGATATAAACCTCACCTGCCTCTCGTTCCTTTTTGCACTAGATGTGGCCGCAATGGGCATATCTTGTGGCCGTTGGAAGCGCGTGGTCATCGTATCCAGCGACATTGCCTCTGCCGGACTGGATTACAACATGCCCGAAATTGCCAGTATCTTCGGAGATGGCGCGGCAGCCATCTGCATAGAGGCAACCACAGATCCATCGGGCGCAGGCATTTTGGCGCAAGGGTTCGAAACCTATGGCGACGGCCATCAACTGGCCACGTTACGCTCTGGCGGAACGCGCATTCGCATAGAAGACGGCTTCGATGCCATCAAAAAAGGCGCAAAATTCGAAATGGATACTTTCGGCATTTTCAAGGCTGCTGCAAAATGCCTTCCCAGGCTCATAGACCGCGTGCTTGCTGAAGCCGGGCATACGCGCGACAGCATCGATTTGATTGTGTGCCATCAAGCCAGCGCACCCGCAATAGGTCATGTACGGAAATTATTCAAAAGCGCCCCTAATCGCGTGGTTGATATTTTTGCGACCACAGGCAACCAAATCGCCACTTCCATTCCCACCGCGCTGTGCCATGCCTTGCACAATAATATGGCGAAATCCGGCGACCATGTGCTGCTGCTCGGCACCGCTGCCGGCGTGAGTGCCGGTGCCATGCTGCTGAGGATATGA